AACAAACTGATGACACATTTCAAGCCAAAACAAAGAGATTCCCCTCGATGATACATCTTTGCCAGGAAAAAGACTACAAGGCAAtctcaaattttcaatttattAAAACAATTCAAAGCTTTATGTACAATCGCAACAAAGGTCTTTTTCCCTTCAGCGTCTCTTTGATTCACCATGAAGTTTCGCGGACACGAGCAAAGGTCCGTTCACCAATCAGCTCGGTCGTTCTTTCAAACCGCCGAAAACGTGATGTAATGGTTAGGTTAGTCGGATGACCATAGTTTGAACGTGCGGTCAAAGGAGCTTGATACAAGATACTGTCCATCTATGAAGAAGAAAGGTTGAGATATTTTATTGTACACATTCGTCGCTTAAATGTTGTCCCATTGATGATTCTTTTGAACTTATGGAGCGTTATCTGCACATGCtttaataggccagtttcgtattctaacggttggactggatctagcatgaaatggaggctaatgcgggcaaattaatttgcatttgaaaagatttgcccgcattagcctccatttcgtGCTAGATCCATTCCAACCGTGAGAATTCGCAAACGGTCTATTCGGAACTTGGAACTGCCATATAGCGATAGCCAGCGGAGCTGGCGGTTTTGTTGTGACGGAACGCGACAAGCAACGGGGAGCTtgagcacgcgcgtttttgagacgcggaaggCAACCggaaagagaacatttcgcgtgacAGGACAGTGGTATCtgccagatttttatactaatcatctctaatggagaaaagatacttagcaatgtaaatgtggttgtgtgaagacaagttaaaagggaaaacagctttcTTCCTGTTGCCGTCCACGTgacaaaaacgcgcgtgcttaagctccttatcGAGAGGGGAAGCCGCGAGAAGGATGGGGTTTCCCCAACCCAGCCTTCTCGCGCCGATCGAAATCTCTCACGAatcgccagctacgcaggctaataaAGTGAATTATCGCTTCGTTAGAGATTGTATATATGAAAGGCACATTGTTAGTTatttagcttttattgtatttattgcaaattggctctgaaaagcccTATTAGGGAGACCAAAAAAcctattgtattgtattttatgtaATAAGCACaataatgcacgcattttgattggttgtcagctacgatctattagaggacagacgcatgtcatcatcaaaaactgttaattctttattatatctaacaaatagattccacaTAGAACATCCATCCATATTTACTACATACTCAACAAAATGtcacgtttctgattggtcaatgacgaatgtaTAAATATTtgtagagtgcaatacggagtTATGAAGTGATTTTGTCGAGTATAAAATAGATAAAAAATAGTATGAACTTTCTCGTGCCTTtagtgatttatggtcactcgttaTGTTTCGAAAGTTCGCAATTTGGAAAGgagcaaaacattttaaaacatcactcgtgcccataaatcacgaaatgcacttgcGTTCCTACgtttttctgattggtcaatgacgaaagCATAAATacgttatagagtgcaatagtgttttcacgtgacgtcacagcggccatgttggtgtacctaaacaatggaGCGGCGACCATgatggtgtacccaactaatcctctgggaattgagctctattatcatgaaAACGTTTTcgtttgtttcggtggaaaaacaagtttactaaccaTGTGAgtaaaaacactctatagagGTTAGAGGGTGCAATACAAACACAGCGATGGAGgaataggtcatttccgagttcatgtctgcctcctcttcaaagcgagtctaagtgcgaagtttttatgatggtaattagttctactttacatatgaatgaaaactaattttcataagactTTGAaattaaactcgctttgaagagaaggcagccatgaactcggaaatggcctattttgttGAGTGCATAGTAAACAAAAAATCGTATCAACCgtttgctcgtgcatttcgatTTTTGGCTatatgttttgaaagttctcaaaattacGGCGACTgtaatttgagaactttcaaaacactACTTGTGCCCAAAAATAACGAAATACGCTAGCAGGtacatacgatttcctatacttcTTGGCCTGACAGCTGCGAGTCTTCCATAGCACAGAGGCAGACCATCGAAAATAGCAATCGGAAGGTTGTGAGGTCGACTTCTGTGAGGAGCCCTCGTATTTTTTCCGAACATCCCCGAGTCAGCATCGGATGAAAAATACATCTTTACGATGTCAAAGCCTGAATGGTCGCCCAACCAGAAAATCAAGCCCACCCGGCATCTCCCGATAAGCGGACTGGTACTATATTCAAGGCTCTCGAGCGGTGTTTAAAACCCACTGACCTGGTGAAACGTCCACACAACTGATCTTCTGCTCATGGCCTGTTAGAGTCTTCAGCGGCGCCCATCCCGGATGCGACCAAACCTAGACGTGCAATTGTGACAGACCACAGtcaatagaggggaatggttatgaaacccgacaaatttctttgttgtaggtttttgttctcttttttggccttgaacttgcacaaaacacaatggtTGTTTACTCCgcactgaggaactaaccaatagaaacgtgttggtgatgtgattcatgcatagtgtatgagcgcaaaacaaaagattgtgcacggtggTGGACTGCTCCTTTGATGTTAACTATGGTCAGACAGATTTTCTAAAAAGCTTAAATGACAGGAGGGGATGATTCCTTTTGCTCGTTTTAACGCTGTATTTAATGAACCCTCGCTCTCGACTTAGAAATAATGTGTGAAACAGTGATAGCGGCGAATGTAAGAAACGTTGAATGAGTTTAGGCGTGctgggatggcacagtggtgagagcactagcCTCTCatcaatgtggcctgggttcgattcccagactcggcgtcgtcatatgtgggttgagtttgttggttctctactctgttccGTGAGGTTTTtatccgggtactccggtttcccctctcctcaaaaatcaacatttgactttatttgcgttaattgttgatgtCAGTTTACAGTAGTGCTCCAGGGCTAGaactactagacacttaaacaaagttcctttcctttcctttccgtttcTTATATTCATTTTTCGGGATCCTTAACCCTTCCCTCCCTGAGAATGACACTCGTGAATTTTAGGTCGtgtctattgggatcaaccgtttttagttggttgggtgttttcgtgttctattgggaaaaaaccgttttcggttggtttggttgatcaactttttcaaccgacatcaaactaggttgaaacggttgaaaaaacATTGGCAGCAACCActgtcgtttacgcgggccatttaaagtcggccgcgGGCTCCTGCCGTGTTCTTTTCAggcctcaacttgtcaacgctgagaagtctggtaataacttttcccaggagttaccgcgtttcaaccgaaaacggttggaaaagtgttctattgggaaacctcaaccgccTCAACCGAAACTggttgcggttgaaacggttgatcccaacagaacacaaccttactctgtctaacgcaagacgatTCTGCTCGTCTCGTCAACGGGGCCTGGTTCAGAGGTGAACTTCCATAAATTTCTTCGTTGactggtcatgagaatttggtgttatgtCAGGATCATACCATTAAGCTGATAATAACCTTCAATCTCAATACTTGTTTACCTATCAATGTATTGAAATTGAGAGGTGAATTTGAATACTGATCAATGATGAGAGTCAAAGGATTTTTAAGTCGCTCTATTTAGCGCGAGGGATTGTTATTTCTCTAAATGGCCGAATGCGAGCTGCATAGGCATAACAGGATATTCGATTGAAAGAACTTCGATCAACGACGCCCTCGTTTTACCTAAGAACTGATTCTTGAGTACACTTGTCGTAAATTGTATGGAAAAGTACAACCTCGATGCAACAAAACAATGATTAAAAGGCCTAATTTACCCTAGTAGGGGACAGATAATTTACCTAGTAGCGTGTCCTCGTGTCCTGCCTTTGGGCGTATTCGTTTCGTTAAATAATTTCCCGAATATCTCGGTATCTTGTTAAATTAAGGTTCTACTGTTTCTCGAACCTGTCGAAAAtttaaagtacatgtacttgaatGCTACAAACGTCGACCATGTTAGTTGTCATTTGTGAGTAACCAGATCTGACATGCAAGCACAGGTTTTATTACTTTGTCATCTCAGATATTATCAAATTATTACCTTGATGGTTGCGTCATAGGAGGCCGACGTTAAGTAGTCATCTGGAAAAAGAGATAAAGGCGCACCCGTGTTACAACTCGGAGAACAACCCTCTCATTCTATCTGTCTTTTCCATCTACATCTAGTGCCCTTGACTTACGGCTGTTTCTGCTATGGGGGCCCCTTACACCATGAGCATTTTTGAGACACCGGTAGTTCAGCTGGTTGAGCGCCGGGCTGCCaagcgggaggtcgtgagttcgactccgaccggaccaacccttagggtctttaaataactgaggagaaagtgctgcctttgtaattacatccgcaaatggttagactttcaagtcttctcggataaggaccataaaccgtaggcccggtCTCACATGTATCTTCTATGTTCAAAACCTTCCTGTGGGACGTTagagaacccacacactaatcGAGAAGAATAGGGGATgaaattcccggtgttgtggctgtcctctgtgagtatatgggtgggtgggtatagcaggtccacatcagctgaatagctgccaaaacttcaacctgctcaaacaaataaatgacaaacaaaCACCACCTCCAGATCGGTAacaggacagaccacaacaccgggaactccgcCCCATCCTCTTTGCGAACAGTGTGCGTAAGCAATGAGCCGAATGATTATCAACGTTCATGCAATCTTGAGTATCAAAACTAAATTTGGCGGTTGATTCACATTTATCTTACTTCGCTTGGTAACCGGTTAAAAATCTCGCAGCACGTGCAACAACGACTGCGATGGAATGCAACGTACAGTTGGGACGTAGGACGGGCTACCTGTATTTACTTTGTGTCATCATGGACACATTGGGATTGCCCATATCATAAAGTGATTGACAAGTGCACTTAATTTGTGTTGGTTTCAAGACAATCAATTAAGAAACTTCGTATATATGGTAGGTAGTACGTAATTTACAGAAAAGTACGGAAAACGATTTTAAGGACCAAGCAAGCTAAGAAAGCCTTAGCTAAGGTGTTACTTGAGCCAAGTTGTAAATGAGTCATTTTAACGATGGTGATGAACAAGGGAATATATCggtcgggtgtcacaattcttcaCGCGATCGTAACTCCGACTTGTTGGCGGTGAGAATTACACAGCTTCGCGATGTTCTGTTACGCAGTATTTAtcatattcttggttttcacgtgacgtcacagccactatgttggtgtccccaaacaaagaaacagcggccatgttgctTTCCCAACCAATCccccgggaattgaactctattattatgcaaatattttcttttgttttcgttgaaaagcatgcctgttgatcacgtgagtgaaaaccaagaattggcTGGAGATATTTTGAACAAATCGAGACAAATTCACTCCCCTTGGCGaaattaaaaagtttaaaacagCGAAGAAAAATGCCCGAACACACATAGAACCAGTGCTTTTCGCGTGACGGGATGCCTGTGATCACTATGGCTACCGATTTACCACATGAAATCGAGACGAAATACCAGCCAGCCAGTCCGCCGAAAACCTTGTAATCAACTGGCATCGAAAACGTCATAAAAAAAACGTGAGAGATCTCGAAAAACGATAAAAATAGTATGCGTTCTCCTCTGTCTGCTCTCCTCTGTCGAACGCAAAAATATCACGGTGTTTTTTCGCAGTGACTCCATACAAACAATCGATCGTCATTTCCCCATGACGTATCAAAACCGAGATGCGCAAGGGTTATAAGTCCGTGTCCTAGTACACGAAATGAAAAATCCCCTTAAAATTCCTTATCCAATTCAGTACTCAACGTCATCTGCGACGAGTGGTGATGTGCAGTAACGTACATCGACGTTTGGTGATGGCTGGTAACTTAGAATAACGGGTTGTGATGTGTAGTAACGGAGATCGACGTTAGACTATATAAAGTACATAACTAGTATTGATGCGTAGGGTTGACCGATGACGTTGAGTACGACACTGCATAAGGAATTTTAATGGGGATTTTTCATTTAGTGCACTTAGACACAGAATTACAACCCGCAAGCACGTgtgacgtaattcaagatggcgcttaAACAgggaattataaacaaaaagcAGAagaacgaaacgaaacgaaactcGCTAAAGCTCACCCTATtcacaggatacccaagattagaaattgcGTTCTCTTAATGTCGAACCACATGAATTTAACAGAAGTagaaatatataataaaaacaCACGAAAATATGTTTTGATGGATTTGTCCCTCCCCAGGATAAGTCTAAAGACCGTTGCATTACCATGAAACTTGACGTGTGAGATTAAGTTGGTGTGTGCTGGTATTGTGTAGATGCTCTGTCTCTTTCTTAAATCCCATAAAATGATCTTTTGGTCCTCGCTTCCTGTTGCAATGCGATATCTGAAAAAGAATGGTTTTGAGTACCAATCAGATCAATAAACAACCTTTCTACTCCTTTACAAAACAGTCTGAAAAATGTCACGGTCATAACTCACCCATCACGAGCAAAGTCGATTCCAAGAACTTTCTTTAAGTGCCCATCGAGGGGCATGATGCACTGACCAGTTCTTAAGTCCCACACCAGTCCCCTTCCATCAAACCCGCTAAAAAAAGAAGAGCAAAAATGGTATCTACGGCAAATTGAAGAAGGACAGAAGAAAAGCTACGAAAGGAAGTTTtaacaatttgcaaagcatgtGGGTAATTCTATCCCATCTTGATAGATTAGACTGGTATCATCTATTccggggttgggggggggggggggggagttaacccatataaaaaggacgggggtgaTCCAGTCTTATGGGCGTGGCCccaagaggtaccaaattatgggttttacttatacaaaatttaaaaatagttaattgtcaaatgtctcctgtcataatttttcggTTGAACACCCTAAAAGGTACCGATAAAGCTCCCGTTGTGGACCTTTTaaggctgaacaccctaagaggtaccaaaaccgcttttttaatccctaaaaggtacgacgaGCAGCCCCGTTCTTTTTATCAGGAGTGCCCACCCCCCGCCCGGGTCATGTAGCCCAGTGGATAAAAATACAAACTTGTGGATAACTTTCCAATGGCCGCAGTTGTTCATAGGCCGGATAACTTTacgtttaccagtttcagcacttgggcTCCTTCAATTTTACTACTgtctgtttgtttatttgtttgtttgtcatctatttgtttgagcaggttgaagttttggcagctattcagctgatgtggacctggtatacccacccacccatatactcacaaaggacagccacaacaccgggaacttcatcccctactcttctcgaatagtgtgtgagttctttaacgtcccacagggaacttatgaatatggaagatatttgtgagaccgggcctacggtttatagttcttatccgagaagacttgaaagtctacaaatttgcggatgtaattacaaaggaagcactttctcctcaaagaccctgagtgttggtccggccggagttgaactcacgacctcccgcatggcagcccggtactcaaccaactgacccaccggtgcgcggtggtcTGTTATGTGGTttcatcgatcagtagtccatttaGAAGATTACGCCAGGtagaccacattgctgaaggaaaggccagatCACAACACCTACTCTTCtcgactagtgtgtgggatctttaacgtccctaGGAGTTcatgaacattgaaggattgtgagacagggcctacggtttatggtccttatccgagaagacttgaaagtccaaCCATTTGCAGCTGTCAAGGTCTGGCCAAACGCTagcaacattttcaacgcaacatcttgcaacattgttgggcacaacatgttgcatacgtttggccaccctgttgcgatatgttgcgatatgttgcaacatgttgggtgaaatttgaaaacggtcaaatttttcgtgcagcattttggatgttgcatgatgttgtactcgtttagCCACGTTCACAAAACATTCTTgcgctagggcatgcgcgctaggtccacttgttgcgcgccaggggcctgggtCACACAAACATCGACATTTTGAGTTGAgaatgttgaaaatgttgcgtgcgctTGGCCAGcacgttcaacacatgtcgcaacatcatgcaacaatgttgcaagatgttgtgttgaaatgttGCCAACCATATTACATAGGCAGCACTTCCTCCTCAGTTCctcctgagtgttggtccggatGGAGTCGAACTGACGTCCTCCCGCATGCCAACCAAATGCTCACCCAACTGCGCcaccagtggataagtcactaccCAGCAGTTTCAATCGGTGCAAAGACCTTAAGTATTTGCTGGCGTAACTGTGAATAGGCATACCCTAAACACATCTAAGTAAAGGCGTGTTCGAGAACCTTTGTCAATGTTGAACACGAAGTATACCTTACAATCTGGATAACGACTCATCCACTGAACAAAGTTATCCATCCTTTCAACAATGGGGCTTGGACCGTAGCAGAGAGAATTCTTGGATAAATATTTTACAGCCGTTTGAAAGGGCAATTCACACTGTAGGACTTTCTCGCTAGCTTCTTGCTAGCTTGCTTGCTACTGTCATCTGGGAATATTTCAACTTTGGCATCAAAACCTTCAGTACATTACTGTTTTCCCAAGTTTAGCATTAGAATTCAGTTCACATCAGAACTCATTCAGTTAAGGGAAAAAGGGTCATCATAGTTTGTACATTGAAATTTAGCAGCACCCCTACCATGTTGCAACCAGTGATCCATCAACTTGAAAAGCAACATTGTAAACCTCTCTTGAGTGGCCTTCCTGGAATGAACACAGAAAAATCAGGTATAcaacttgcaaaaacaaaataaagaattttcaaaagccATATAACAGTAACAAAAAGTACTTGATGAAGAACTTCTTTTAACTGCTCTAAATCCCACAATCTCCACGAATTATCAaaactgcaaaaaaagaaaaaacaaataaatggaCTTGTCGAggtcattaataattcatgaaggaaaatcaacaaatcgaatgtggttcagaAGTTTGAACTCTTATTGACAACGATATTTACCATCACAGTGATCAAAATGTCGTATACTCAGGAGGGCCCAGCAAAGAAAATGTTATTTCAGAGTGTGACCAGGATCATGACATAAAGAGCAAGCATTGTCTTTTTATGACAAAAGGTAGTATGACGAAAGCCACATATCTTTCTTGCAATCTGATTAGTTTATTTCCCAAATGAGTCTTTCTGATGGGCTATTACAATTGCGTGACACATTGACgcaagcagcgttgtctagactcttatcaacaacggcAATTAGTTTGCAAGGTTACAAGCAATTTTGTTGAAATAAGAAATGTTATgtactgtaataatttttttttcttcatgaaAATTTCTTGCATTATGAAAAACAACACCCAGCCTACATGAACAATGAATGCAAACATTAAATGAGTCACATAAAACATGATCACGTCATATTGAGTTGCCTTTGCTCGTACTGTATTTATCACATGATCTCTCACATATTTTCCTCAATCATCATCAGTGtgttttcagttgaaattttTTATTAAGGCAAATTTTTTCCTTCACTCACCAGCAACTAGCTAAAAATCGCCCAGAGGGATGATATGCCACACGAGAAACACGCTTTTCATGTCCTTCTATGTTTGCAAGAGGTGTGTCCCTAACAAAAGTGGCCATGTAACATTGGTAGAATATGATGTGTTCATTGCATCAAAATAATATAAACATCATTTAACATTACTGTTGGATTAATTAAACACCTGAAAGACGAAACTAGGCTTCTCACTCTGTCTCATCCCATTCTGGTCACTGATAGGAACTGCCTAAAGGGAACAAGATGCTAACCCTTTGACCCCTGCAGCAGCCGTCGTTGACAGGTAAAATCCGTGTTACTCTCAGGAGGGAAGAGGATAAATGGTGAGGAACTCAAGCCAGCCACACTCCCGAAATAGCCAACCAGGTACCTCATGCCCACAAAGGgtctctgtctaatgccagacaattttactcgtctgGATGGGGACCCCCTCAGAACTTCCACTCCACCACAAAATATTAATAACCAAAAGCCACTTTGatagtttttcaaagaaagcattTGTATTGGAATTTATGACTCACAATTGCTTATTTTACTTTAGAAATtcttaataacaataattatcattattgtgGTTGCCTTTTGCAATTCCCAATTTGCAGCatcttgaaaacttgaaagtgAAATAAAGACTGAACATTGTTTATGTTAATAGAGAaactttgcttttcttttaacataaattcggttttaatggggacatagtttttcagtgtgTGATTAGTCAATGCATGAGCAACGATCAATGACCCAATTGACATTACACCTGACAAAAATAGAAAAGCAGCAAGGgtaaaaatgaaaagaataatGACTGGATTGTTTATGAATGGGGTAACATATTTTTTCTAGTTGTACTGCAAAAACCCACTGAAATAaaacagaatattggcaaagtACTGGGTAACTGGGTTTTGTGAATGCGTCATATGCATGTGCACGCAGAAgtataaatgtacatgtacagtaacttCCTTTCAGGACCAAATACAACAAGATCCATTCCTTACATGTTGAGGGACCAAAGAAGAACTGCACCATTCGCGTCACAGGATGCCATGCAAGGACCTGTTTCATCTAACGACAATGTAGCTTCAGGGTGGAATACTATTGAACCAACTCGCTCATTGTGACCTGCAACCACGTTGAAATGAGAAATAACTAATTTATATAACATGATGATCATTAAATGCTGTGCTGAGGGCATGGTCACCTTTTCACAGTACAAGTTTACATGCCATTTTTTATCTATATTACACTCATTTTTTAAGAGTCTTGTAGTAATAAAATACTGTTCATTTTGCTTCATtgcactacatgtacattgtacgtCAAGTTTGTGAAAAACACCAAAGCCAAAAATAATGTACCAATTCAAGTCCTCTCCTTTCATTCCTCTCCTGCTAGGGCTTGCAATCATTTTGTTCTAGTATCTAAGATTTATCTTcattatcaaaattaataaaataaatttctactgtaacaaaaataaattattattattattattattattattattattattcaagtgaagctatgatcttcgcagttacgagcgtagagaagcctgaaaaattcaggacttcaacggggtttgaacccgggacctcgcgattccggtgcgacgctctaaccaagctcagttagagcatcgcaccggaattgcgaggtcacgggttcaaaccccgttgaagtcctgaatttttcaggcttctctacgcaattgcaaaaattgccctcataactgcgaagatcatagcttcacttgatttcatatccgcagttcatatatgattcatttcatataccattttattattattattattattattattattattattattattattattttaacagGGCAACATTTCCCATATGCTATGCTACAATATCATTGCAGCAGAGTTCGATTTTAACTTGAATCCTAGTGGTAACTTAGTTTAACCTCAAACCAGCTTCTTACACATAGTGAATCTGAACCACATACATCTACACTGTATAGCAATTGGAGGGTTATTctttaaaaattcttttttgAGAAATTGGATTTCCTCCCAAGTAATCCAAATTGGTATCATAAAAATCTCATTTTTCATACAGTAACCTTTCCATGACATATAGGATACATCTAAAAAGACAACCAAGTTGAGAAAACCTCTGACTGGTACCGATACGATCAAGGTTATGCCTTTAGAAACAGGCCATTTTAATACATGTAGGCGTCAAGAAATGTTCACTCACAAATCACTTGAGTCTAGATACAATGTAGACTGAGGCAGTAAACATACTGTAACAAAGTTTTCCCATAACTCCAAGCCACAagtaaacatacatgtaaatagttacaaaaacctaaaaataacaCAAATACTAACAATAACTCTACTGCTGTAAATACATTGTTGATGCATGAACTTAATGGGACACTGTGACATTTATAGAGAAGCATTTCATTGGTTGCAATCCTAGACTTAAATCCAGCTGTTTCATGGAACTTGAAACTAGACttctattaattattttttttctgattctTTACCTCTTAGAACTGCTAAGGGCTCACAGTCTGGAATTGACCAAAGTTTGCACAAGCCACTCCTAAATGTAACACAAAAAGTTGAGTCGTCAAAAAAGGGTGTAAAACTGAAT
The sequence above is a segment of the Montipora foliosa isolate CH-2021 chromosome 2, ASM3666993v2, whole genome shotgun sequence genome. Coding sequences within it:
- the LOC137993440 gene encoding U4/U6 small nuclear ribonucleoprotein Prp4-like yields the protein MSDDEDGSPLVKKPRIHFGSLETVEKERLAVGPSNDDKEKEDEEESEETSVSAAVLAGIRAGNINISDGEYLELSEDQTSERHQELLAEFERRKKARAITVPTDDASVKARLRELGQPITLFGEGPPERRDRLRKLLSELGEDVPRREEEEKLKPKEELEEEVWYHEGPPELKVARMWIAKYSLPRACERLKQMRIQQARPDPEKAAKTQELHRKLRGLNNFCSQIGDDRPLSYCQFSPDSSMLATASWSGLCKLWSIPDCEPLAVLRGHNERVGSIVFHPEATLSLDETGPCMASCDANGAVLLWSLNMDTPLANIEGHEKRVSRVAYHPSGRFLASCCFDNSWRLWDLEQLKEVLHQEGHSREVYNVAFQVDGSLVATCGFDGRGLVWDLRTGQCIMPLDGHLKKVLGIDFARDGYRIATGSEDQKIILWDLRKRQSIYTIPAHTNLISHVKFHDDYLTSASYDATIKVWSHPGWAPLKTLTGHEQKISCVDVSPDGQYLVSSSFDRTFKLWSSD